From Pyxicephalus adspersus chromosome 7, UCB_Pads_2.0, whole genome shotgun sequence, a single genomic window includes:
- the LOC140335304 gene encoding uncharacterized protein, with translation MRKLVRSWVVAFILFLGIAGGGIYSHEKHGFVGEDIVLEIQQSLPHPVKEVIWKIGNGGQTFKTFKIAEYKEKKLKIHYPQFQNRLKTSNGGKQLKITNGTIKDSGNYLAKITLENNEVLDESIRVTVFKKEDMEKDFTGSNVTHPGDAGRLNSKTGPYRNRWLIVISLVLVVSLAFGIIICYKKEELKQSIPETIPLSYPTEEELFYVSEKAIKYPEFISIH, from the exons ATGAGAAAACTTGTCCGATCCTGGGTTgttgcattcattttgtttttgggcATTGCTGGAG GTGGAATTTATTCCCACGAAAAGCATGGATTTGTTGGGGAGGATATTGTTTTGGAAATCCAGCAAAGCCTCCCACATCCTGTTAAAGAAGTAATCTGGAAAATTGGTAATGGAGGTcaaactttcaaaactttcaaaATAGCAGAGTATAAAGAAAAGAAGCTAAAGATTCATTATCCCCAATTTCAAAACCGTCTGAAAACGTCCAATGgtggaaaacaattaaaaattacaaatggTACAATTAAGGACAGTGGTAATTATTTAGCCAAGATAACCCTTGAAAACAATGAAGTACTCGACGAGTCTATCAGAGTCACTGTTTTTA AGAAAGAAGATATGGAGAAAGACTTTACCGGATCTAATGTTACTCATCCAGGTGATGCAGGACGGCTGAATTCCAagacag GACCTTACAGGAATCGCTGGCTAATAGTCATCTCACTAGTGCTTGTTGTATCACTGGCATTTGGCATTATAATATGTTATAAGAAGGAGGAACTCAAACAAAGTATTCCAGAAACAATACCTTTGAGTT ACCCAACAGAAGAGGAGCTATTTTATGTCTCTGAGAAAGCTATAAAATATCCTGAATTTATCTCAATTCATTAA
- the LOC140335305 gene encoding CD48 antigen-like isoform X1 yields MWTSGHVCYKLFAKEHYVDSASDDCVLAAFLHCFRQALKEARRGAEGKDLHGLGDKEQPGKGIAGKHQTLTGLTEHHIEMSIQQKWSLPMSSVVWHLKTNRKKIKIVEYENNTLTFHHPQFKNRLQLSNNATQLHIRKLRMEDSGNYMCTVTLKNHEMHETSFKLVVYDPVPVPTLITELSKGTSDRYFVTLRCSVPTNLPPVLYMWKYGYKDSDYQLSSNTEDTIQVSLQPESGDMEVICIVHNPADQKNSSVYLHHDGLFNEHSISFKTDMLLYIYISITSIGFMVLIVICRLRALTQVVQNIKNFSQKEKKRKQSDTVV; encoded by the exons ATGTGGACGT CTGGTCATGTTTGTTACAAGCTATTTGCTAAAGAACATTATGTGGACTCTGCAAGTGATGACTGTGTTCTTGCTGCTTTTCTACATTGCTTCAG ACAGGCATTGAAGGAAGCGAGGAGAGGAGCAGAGGGGAAAGACCTGCATGGCTTGGGGGACAAGGAGCAGCCAGGAAAAG gTATTGCAGGTAAACATCAGACACTTACCGGCCTTACGGAACACCACATTGAAATGTCTATTCAACAGAAGTGGTCATTGCCAATGTCAAGCGTTGTTTGGCATTTGAaaaccaacaggaaaaaaattaagatagtggaatatgaaaataatacattgacTTTTCATCATCCACAATTTAAAAACCGTCTTCAGCTATCCAACAATGCAACACAATTGCATATCAGAAAGCTAAGGATGGAGGACAGTGGTAACTACATGTGCACAGTTACACTGAAGAACCATGAAATGCACGAGACATCTTTTAAACTTGTGGTATATG atCCTGTTCCTGTCCCAACTCTAATAACTGAATTGAGTAAAGGAACCAGTGACCGGTATTTTGTGACTCTTCGTTGCTCTGTCCCAACCAACCTACCACCGGTGTTGTATATGTGGAAATACGGATACAAAGATTCAGATTATCAGTTATCTTCAAACACTGAAGACACAATCCAGGTATCGCTTCAGCCAGAGTCCGGGGACATGGAGGTCATCTGTATAGTACATAACCCTGCTGACCAGAAAAACAGCTCTGTATATCTGCACCATGATGGCTTGTTTAATGAACATTCCATATCTTTTAAGACAG acatgcttctgtatatatatatttcgaTTACAAGCATTGGCTTCATGGTGCTAATTGTAATATGCAGATTAAGAG CACTGACTCAAGTGGTGCAGAACATTAAGAACttttcccaaaaagaaaaaaagaggaaacagtCAGACACAGTGGTTTAA
- the LOC140335305 gene encoding CD48 antigen-like isoform X2 gives MLVFCLGLTLFFPSISVLHLSLTVCGRLVMFVTSYLLKNIMWTLQVMTVFLLLFYIASGIAGKHQTLTGLTEHHIEMSIQQKWSLPMSSVVWHLKTNRKKIKIVEYENNTLTFHHPQFKNRLQLSNNATQLHIRKLRMEDSGNYMCTVTLKNHEMHETSFKLVVYDPVPVPTLITELSKGTSDRYFVTLRCSVPTNLPPVLYMWKYGYKDSDYQLSSNTEDTIQVSLQPESGDMEVICIVHNPADQKNSSVYLHHDGLFNEHSISFKTDMLLYIYISITSIGFMVLIVICRLRALTQVVQNIKNFSQKEKKRKQSDTVV, from the exons ATGTTGGTATTCTGTCTGGGATTAACTTTGTTTTTCCCTTCTATATCCGTATTACATCTTAGCCTGACAGTATGTGGACGT CTGGTCATGTTTGTTACAAGCTATTTGCTAAAGAACATTATGTGGACTCTGCAAGTGATGACTGTGTTCTTGCTGCTTTTCTACATTGCTTCAG gTATTGCAGGTAAACATCAGACACTTACCGGCCTTACGGAACACCACATTGAAATGTCTATTCAACAGAAGTGGTCATTGCCAATGTCAAGCGTTGTTTGGCATTTGAaaaccaacaggaaaaaaattaagatagtggaatatgaaaataatacattgacTTTTCATCATCCACAATTTAAAAACCGTCTTCAGCTATCCAACAATGCAACACAATTGCATATCAGAAAGCTAAGGATGGAGGACAGTGGTAACTACATGTGCACAGTTACACTGAAGAACCATGAAATGCACGAGACATCTTTTAAACTTGTGGTATATG atCCTGTTCCTGTCCCAACTCTAATAACTGAATTGAGTAAAGGAACCAGTGACCGGTATTTTGTGACTCTTCGTTGCTCTGTCCCAACCAACCTACCACCGGTGTTGTATATGTGGAAATACGGATACAAAGATTCAGATTATCAGTTATCTTCAAACACTGAAGACACAATCCAGGTATCGCTTCAGCCAGAGTCCGGGGACATGGAGGTCATCTGTATAGTACATAACCCTGCTGACCAGAAAAACAGCTCTGTATATCTGCACCATGATGGCTTGTTTAATGAACATTCCATATCTTTTAAGACAG acatgcttctgtatatatatatttcgaTTACAAGCATTGGCTTCATGGTGCTAATTGTAATATGCAGATTAAGAG CACTGACTCAAGTGGTGCAGAACATTAAGAACttttcccaaaaagaaaaaaagaggaaacagtCAGACACAGTGGTTTAA